A segment of the Streptomyces sp. NBC_00376 genome:
CGCGGTGGGGCCGGACACCGCGCTCGTCGCCCTCTCCTCCGTGCAGTCGTCCAACGGCCGGATCGCCGACCTGAAGGCGGTACGGGCGGCAGCCGGCGCCCATGGTGCCCGGACGCTGCTCGACGCCACCCAGTCGGCCGGCTGGCTGCCGCTGGACGCCGGGGAGTACGACTACACCGTCACCGGCGGCTTCAAGTTCCTGCTCTGCCCGCGCGGCGCGTCGTTCCTCACCGTCACCGAGGAGGCGCAGCGGACCCTGCCGCCGGTCTTCGCCGGCATGTACGCCGCCGAAGACCCCTGGAACAGCACGTACGGCCCGGTCGGACAGCTCTCCCGGACCGCGCGCCGCTACGACGAACCGCCCGCCTTCCTCTCGTACCACGGCGCCGAGCAGTCCCTCGCGCTGCTGAACGAGGTCGGTGTGGAAGCCGTCCACGCCCATGCCACCGGGCTCGCGGCCCGCATGCGGGCGGGGCTGGCCGGGCTGGGGCACGAGGCGGTGCCGGGGGAGTCGGCGATCGTGGCCGTGCCGGGCCTCGGCGCGCGGGAGCCGGAG
Coding sequences within it:
- a CDS encoding aminotransferase class V-fold PLP-dependent enzyme produces the protein METTSLSRAVNAEFAPRTTYLNTSTCGLLPRRTVAAVRTLAEAVGSGSRADSGDFEAVEAARSGFARLCGVDADRVAVGSSVSVHVGLIAAALPPGAEVLAPEGEFSSVVSPFAVRGDLRTRYAPLDRLADAVGPDTALVALSSVQSSNGRIADLKAVRAAAGAHGARTLLDATQSAGWLPLDAGEYDYTVTGGFKFLLCPRGASFLTVTEEAQRTLPPVFAGMYAAEDPWNSTYGPVGQLSRTARRYDEPPAFLSYHGAEQSLALLNEVGVEAVHAHATGLAARMRAGLAGLGHEAVPGESAIVAVPGLGAREPELARAGVVVSNRAGSLRAAFHLYNTEADVDRALDVLAG